The Vibrio tubiashii ATCC 19109 genome has a segment encoding these proteins:
- the guaA gene encoding glutamine-hydrolyzing GMP synthase: MTKNIHDQRILILDFGSQYTQLVARRVREIGVYCELWSWDVEEADIREFNPDGIILSGGPESVTEDNSPRAPQYVFDSGVPVLGVCYGMQTMAEQLGGKVSTSDEREFGYAAVQVSGESSIFKDLEASQDVWMSHGDKVVEIPEGFVKVGETDTCPYAAMANEEKKYFGVQFHPEVTHTKNGLQMLENFVLGVCGCERLWTSESIIEDAVARIKEQVGDDEVILGLSGGVDSSVVAMLVHRAIGDKLTCVFVDNGLLRLNEGQQVMDMFGDKFGLNIIKVDAEERFLAALEGKSDPEEKRKTIGHVFVDVFDEESKKLKNAKWLAQGTIYPDVIESAASKTGKAHVIKSHHNVGGLPDDMEMGLVEPLRELFKDEVRKIGLELGLPYNMLYRHPFPGPGLGVRVLGEIKKEYCDLLRRADAIFIEELHAADLYNKVSQAFTVFLPVRSVGVMGDGRKYDWVVSLRAVETIDFMTAHWAHLPYDFLGKVSNRIINEVDGISRVVYDISGKPPATIEWE; encoded by the coding sequence ATGACTAAAAATATCCACGACCAACGTATTCTGATCTTGGACTTCGGTTCTCAGTACACTCAACTTGTAGCGCGCCGCGTACGTGAAATCGGCGTTTACTGTGAACTTTGGAGCTGGGATGTAGAAGAAGCGGATATTCGTGAATTCAACCCAGATGGCATCATCCTATCTGGTGGCCCTGAAAGTGTTACCGAGGACAACTCTCCTCGCGCTCCTCAATATGTATTTGACTCAGGTGTTCCTGTGCTTGGTGTATGTTACGGCATGCAGACAATGGCAGAGCAGCTAGGTGGTAAAGTATCAACGTCTGATGAGCGTGAATTCGGTTACGCTGCAGTACAAGTTTCTGGCGAATCATCAATCTTTAAAGATCTTGAAGCTTCTCAAGATGTATGGATGAGCCACGGCGACAAAGTTGTCGAGATCCCTGAAGGCTTTGTGAAAGTCGGTGAGACAGACACCTGTCCTTACGCTGCTATGGCGAACGAAGAGAAAAAATACTTCGGCGTTCAGTTCCACCCAGAAGTAACGCACACTAAGAATGGCTTACAAATGCTAGAGAACTTTGTTCTTGGCGTATGTGGCTGTGAGCGTCTATGGACTTCAGAATCTATCATCGAAGACGCGGTAGCACGTATTAAAGAGCAAGTGGGTGATGACGAAGTTATCCTAGGCCTTTCTGGTGGTGTTGACTCATCAGTTGTTGCGATGCTTGTTCACCGTGCAATTGGCGACAAACTAACGTGTGTATTTGTTGATAACGGTCTACTTCGTTTAAACGAAGGCCAACAAGTAATGGATATGTTTGGCGACAAGTTCGGCCTAAACATTATCAAGGTTGACGCAGAAGAGCGCTTCCTTGCAGCTCTTGAGGGTAAGTCTGATCCAGAAGAGAAGCGTAAGACAATCGGTCACGTATTCGTAGACGTATTCGATGAAGAGTCGAAGAAGCTGAAAAACGCGAAATGGCTTGCTCAAGGTACGATTTACCCAGACGTAATCGAATCTGCAGCATCTAAGACAGGCAAAGCACACGTAATCAAATCTCACCATAACGTTGGCGGTCTGCCAGACGATATGGAGATGGGTCTTGTTGAGCCACTACGTGAGCTGTTTAAAGATGAAGTTCGTAAGATTGGTCTAGAGCTTGGTCTGCCTTACAACATGCTTTACCGCCACCCATTCCCAGGTCCTGGCCTAGGTGTTCGTGTTCTTGGTGAAATCAAGAAAGAGTACTGTGATTTGCTACGCCGTGCTGACGCTATCTTCATTGAAGAGCTGCACGCTGCTGACCTATACAACAAAGTATCTCAAGCGTTCACGGTATTCCTACCTGTACGTTCTGTAGGTGTAATGGGTGATGGTCGTAAGTATGACTGGGTTGTTTCTCTACGTGCAGTAGAAACTATCGACTTTATGACAGCGCACTGGGCACACTTGCCATACGACTTCCTAGGTAAGGTATCTAACCGCATCATCAACGAAGTTGACGGTATTTCTCGCGTGGTTTACGACATCTCAGGTAAGCCACCAGCGACAATCGAATGGGAATAA